In the genome of Sphaeramia orbicularis unplaced genomic scaffold, fSphaOr1.1, whole genome shotgun sequence, the window TGGGACTGGATAGGGCGGTGGATGTCCCACTAGAACAGTCTAATATacaggctctggttctggttctagttctggttctggttctggttctaaccctaacccgtccTGTGTGTCCTCTggctctggttctagttctggctctggttctgatcctggtcctggttctggctctggctctggttctggttctggcaatggttctggttctggctctagtcctggttctggttctctgtctggttgtggttctggttctaaccctaacccgtccTGTGTGTCCTCaggctctggctctggttctggtcctggttcttcttctaACCCTAAACCCTCCTGTGTGTCCTCaggctctggttctggtcctggttctggttctaaccctAAACCATCCTGTGTGTCCTCaggctctggctctggttctggttctagttgtggttctggttctaaccctaacccgtccTGTGTGTCCTCAGGCTCTggctctggttgtggttctggtcctggttctggttctaaccctAAACCGTCCTGTGTGTCCTCAGGTTCTggctctggttgtggttctggttctaaccctaacccgtccTGTGTCCTCAGGCTCAGGGGGGAGTGGCTTATCTGTCTGGAGAACCGAACCAAACACCTGAAGAACCTGAACCACGCCTACGTCAGGAAGGCCAAGACCGACTCCACCTCCCACACCTGAGgctcctcccaccaccaccgacacCATGGAGATCAAGACTTTACTCCTCccaccaaacaaataaaaacatgtggAGTAAAAAAAATGTCCAGAAGAACCTGTAATTTAATAGaagcagaaaaagctgaaataaatgaataaatccaaCACTTTTCTGACCAGAATCATTTATTGAATGTTTGTGTCTCTGATCAAAGTTCATCAGTTTTTCTCAaccaaaaacattcattcattcagtttatgGAACTGATTCAACATCCGATTGGTCGGtcttggatgtgtgtgtttttcctttcttttcatttcttcagATCCCCATTACCACCTGATGGTTCAGCTggtattcttcctggggtctcctctacattacattacaattttaattattttacattaatcttacaccattcacacacacacacacacaaacagtacatATCCAACAGCccaatgaaattaaaataaataaaccaaataagtacgatacatttgtactccttcaccaaacaaCAGCTGTCTGATACTACTCATAAAACATCTTTCCATATTATCCatactcattccatttcatgcctgctgtggaaacaaaaacagtttgaatttcttttgaaaacatattttctatttttttccacCAACACAAACCCTTGCATCTATTCCACCCAACCATGGCCCCAGAAAAACAGTTCACTGTACCTGGTTTGTTCTGTCTAAAGGTAGAGCACACCGTGGTTACCTGGTTTGTCTGGAACAATAATTGtgttgatcagcaaaaaaatgacagttttctgtgaataacttctggagtttgtgttgctaatgttatgaataaatgatcataaaaaatatttaaatctacattttacagttaaccatgtcaaactgttgaatgctgggtacggttacatgatgttttttaaatccaatttatttttccagaagaaattaattcagaactaaagtattttgtcttgtttccatggaaatgttaaacctgaataaaggtttacatgaggtattaatgaggtagagggttctggcagcccttctgttagcttagcttagcatagtcactgcatttccatggtcacacatatccagttttttaaaggtgatttgtcgtcttttgtcagtgattttgtcaaatccgattctctctaattatttcttcagatctgcgacttactgcactcatacaatctgtggactgttgtgttgacggaagctggaaaatctttttgttgaagggatgcatgcactaaattagctttgctttagcgttttagctttgcattagtttttatttcccagattttcttcctgcagtaagtcacatgaccatgatctgagcctcagtttgtgatcatattgaccccagcggactaaaggaatgattagggagaagtgaattgaccaaaatcactcctaaaatactacaaatcacctctaaaagcctggctacgtctgagcagaggaatgaagccattctgctaagctaggctaagctaagctaacgttagggctgcagttcaaactgtttgtcccacttgtggaactcattagttcaggacaaatgaatgaatccaaagccagtgttgaactgttccttcagggttttccaggctggtagatcccatcagaatattccactggaacgctttgggaagactagactgcagtgcagattcttccaccagcgcagaatgtgtgcgtcatcgccacaggacaagacactgagcatgtgcagaatggaaggaataaagtccaaacggaataaaggctttacatgtccaggaagaatttagaccgcagttaaaagaggattaaaccactgactttaatcaggtttaaatttaatctgaacttttcggtttcaactggaataaggtgtttacatggacatctgaaataggatccaacctgtaatcagattaaaccaggaagaacagttgtcatggaaacacatgGAATGTtacgaataaaaaataataaagaatatttcagtCTAGATTTTCCAGTTAACCATGCCAAACTGCTGTGCATtgtggttctgttagttctgtttgttcaacccaaaacaattcATGCCGCTTTATTCTGTGCAACTGgcaatttgtgtaaattattttcattagtatttgaccaaaACACTGAGGCAGACTCCATATGAGATAATACTACTGACTGAACTAATAACTTGGTCACCCATTGGGGAACACATTTTTTACAGTTTCTAATTATTCCTATACTCTgactcattttttaaattatatattaCTTATTTGACCATTCCACAACAGTGTGCCATCCACAACTAAACCCAATAAATTAGCTTCATCTACCTGTTGAATCAGGTTTTCTCCTACAGTTCAGTTCAATGTTGGTGACATCTTAAGAAAATGTCTTGATCCAATaaccatacattttgttttgcctGCATTAAGAAGTAATTTATTGTCTGTAATCCATTGTGTAACTAAGTCCAACTCCTTATTAATGATGGTATTAAGTTGACCTACATTTTTTGCCGATATATATAATGTTGTGTCATCTGGATATACTGCCATGGTTGCATGTTTAGTTACCTGTGGAAAATCATTtgtgaaaactgaaaatagaaGGGGTCCTAAACAGCTACCCTGGGGCACCCCACAACTCATATTTTCAACCTCTGAGTAACTATCGTTAAAGTAGACTATACTCACGATTACTGAGATAGCTTTAATCCATTTAACAGCACATGGTTTGTGTAAAGTCCAACTGGTTTGAATTCAGTGTGGGAAAGCacatggaggaggaagagaaaggacCAAACCGGAGTCATGTTACAGATCCCAGATCAGTTCAGTCAGGCTCCCATTGGGCTCAGCTGTGCGCTGTCATCATGCACACTGTTCTGAAAGGATGCAGGTGTCAACAATGATGCAACGAATAAAAGGGCGAAGCCAGCAGACAGACCAACTACAGACTGACTACTGTGACAGAGCAACGGTCGGAAAGTGCAGAGGGAGGAGCCACCAGAAGGAGGGGCCGCCGCTCAGACTATTGTGTGAAATGCTTCATTTGTGTGAAATGCTTCATTTGTGTGAAATGCTTCATTTGTGTGCTGCATTAGAAGTGCTGTGGTTTGGTCGTAACCAGTCTGACATGAATGTGTGTGAGCGCAAAACGGTGATCGAAGGGTTGAACTTACAGCGGCCTGTTTGGAGCTGTACTGGTGGGTGGTTTTGTTAAACACGtgggttatttgtgttttagatTCAATAGAATCATGGATCTTCAATGTAAATGGCCTGGGCACAGGATTCCAGTTGTTTAATTATGTCAGTCAATTATAGTCATAGTAGTGAGTTTGTTGGGTTTAAATATTGTTAATTGAGTGCAATTAATTGGATTTTCTACTTCTACTTATTCTGTTTATTCGGACGTGTTAAATATATATTTCCtgttaatcaatttaaattaaacaatttttgtactgtattttaTATACATGTAAATTTCTATATGATGGTGATTTTGCATTTATAGTATTTTCCACTTGTTGGTCAAGtaattgtttgtttctgtgttgttttattgtttacagGTTTTCCACCTACAGACTGTGAGTGCGTTCAGTGTATGTGCACCAAATCACCTGTGCCTCAGAGCTTTAAGaaaagagcagaaaaaaagaggacaaagTCTGCCTGGGAATCTGTATCTTTGGAGTGAAGTCCAGTTGTCCAAACCTCCAGCAGACGTTTGTGCCTTTATTCAAGATGGAGcaaaatcaaaccaaaccagAAGAGCTTGACAGTTTGAATCTATAACAAACTTTTTTAACAGAATATTATGGTCTAGAACAGCAAAGGCCACACTTAGGTCTAAGAATCCTGCACCAACCAAGTTCTGATTATCAGTCTCCTGTAGCCAGTGATCAGTAATCTGAGTAAATGCTGTAGTTGATCAGTAATCTGAGTAAATGCTGTAGTTGATCAGTAATCTGAGTAAATGCTGTAGTTGATCAGTAATCTGAGTAAATGCTGTTGTTGTGGAGTGACCCATTTTGGAAGCATGTTGATATATTGTGTTGAACCCATTTACTTCAAATCCTCTTGGATTTGATCAAACACACCTTTTTCCATCACTTTGCATTTAGACCTGAAAACTGTTCTTTATCCTTTTTAATTAAAGGTCTAATTTTTGCTCTTTTCCGATGTGACAGAAACACACCAGCCGTTAAACTCAAACTGATTATATAAGAAATAGGCAAAGAAATCCTCCTCCACCATCTTCAACAGTTTCTCCTCCAGACTGTGTTCCACACTCAGCTGGACttgtttacagtattttttttcacACTGTCCTCCGTTACAATATTCCATTTAAATGTCCACTCTTCTGTTGTCATTATTCTATTTGTTCTCAGTTCATATGAAATATTTTTATCTTGTCCCGACTCCATGGCTTttctaatttttaatatttagttgTTAAAAAACTGTCTCAAATAGTTGGCGATCTCTGTGTTTCCTGTCCTCTCATTGGTCAGaacaggctgtgtgtgtgtttcctgtcctCTCATTGGTTAGaacaggctgtgtgtgtgtttcctgtcctCTCATTGGTTAGaacaggctgtgtgtgtgtttcctgtcctCTCATTGGTTAGaacaggctgtgtgtgtgtttcctgtcctCTCATTGGTCAGaacaggctgtgtgtgtgtttcctgtcctCTCATTGGTCAGaacaggctgtgtgtgtgtttcctgtcctCTCATTGGTCAGaacaggctgtgtgtgtgtttcctgtcctCTCATTGGTCAGAACAGGCTGTGCAGCGGTAAAATCCTGGTTCTTCTAATCTTCTCGTGCAGTTGTTCTCTCAGACTCTGTTTCTGGACTTCGTACCAGACGTATCGGGGGTTTTCCACAGGCGGAGGTCGTCCCGTCGGCGTGTGCTCCTCCTTCTCTCCGTCCTCGTTTCGTTGGACATAGTCCGGAACCAGCGCCACCAGCGCATTGAAGCACACGCCGTCCGTCTTGCCGTGTTCCCGCCCACTGTGCTGCAGGCTGAACACGCCCAGCGTGTTGACGTCGTGGTCGTAGTACGAAGACGGCAGCGCCTCCTGCACCACCATGTTGGCCACCCACGTCACCGCGTGGGTCTTCACCGCTGCCGCCACGGGGAGGTGGAGGACAGGGACTAGAGGACCGAGACACGACAGAAGACAGATCAGAACACCGCCGAGTGTAAACCACATCCTAAACCCTGTTTGAGTCTGTTTTCTTTTCCTAAAGCTAACGGACAGACTGGGACTTCTACTGTCGACAGCCACGGTGACTTCAAATCCAAACCAACTGAAGCCCTGAAGTCCAACCGCTGCACACACTCTGAACCTAGCGTCCACACATTCAAACTGACCACCAGGATCCAGGTCAGTCTGGTCTGTGGTCAGTCCTGTGATCAGTCCATTGATTTAGATCTGGTCTGTGGTCAGTCCTGTGGTCAGTCCTGTGGTCAGTCCTGTGGTTCAGATCTGGCCTTACCTCTGATGAGCAGGACCCAGATCTGGTCCTGGGTGTTGGTGTAGACCAGGACCATCCTCAGAACCACATGACGACAGCTCAGGTCCAGGGGCAGTGTCACTGGATGCCAGGGTTCCCGACTGTACCTGAAAGCACCACAAGTCCACCGATTAAAGACCGAGGTCCTGATTAAGACCTGCTGAAGACCTGCTGAAGACCTGATGGCGTCCCACCACATCAGCATTTAGACCCCAGACTGAAGAGGTACCTGAGTCCACAGTCGATGAGGCGCAGGATGTCCCGTCCTCTCAGAGGGAGCGTGCTCTGTCTGTCCCACCAGGACGCCTGCAGGGACTCCTGGTCTGCCGCCGCCAGAGCCTTCAGACTGCCACCTgacacaaaggtcaaaggtcactatgTGATGACATCACATGGACACCAGGAGACACTAGATCTGGAACGGACACGATGGCAATAACAAACACTGACGTAAACCTGGTGAAccagtctgacctctgacctgtgacctctgacctgtgacacctgacctgtgacctctgacctgtgacaTCTGACCCGacctgtgtgacctctgacctgtgtgacctctgacctgacctgtgtgacctctgacctgtgacctctgacctgtgtgaTCTCTGaccagtaagtaagtaaattttatttctagagcacttttcacagacagagtcacaaagtgctttatcaattcaaatcagaatcagatccagtttccagacccaacagaatcctccaggagcaaacacttgtgattggtgacagtggaaggaaaaactacctttaacagcagaaacctggagcagacccagactcctgaaggatggatgtctgcctggaccagttggggttaaagagagagagtaaaggaggagaaaagagagagcgatagagatgtAGAGAGactggggctgggggggggggggcacatggagtactttatgatgaatacataaggtgtaatcagtctgtggtggtcctgggtcaggtgggagactaaaaagcctttttgaacaggagggttttgaggtgttttttaaagctctgtacagagtccatggaccgtaggtgtagaggcaggtcattccatagacgtggtccacagctttaaaggacctgtcaccgcgtgtgctaaaacaggtgtgtggaaccatcagcaggtgtgtggaaccatcagcaggtgtgtggaaccatcagcaggtgctgtcctgaagacctcaggctatgagtcgagctgtagggctggatcagggaaacaatgtatgcaggggcctggccatgtagagcccggaaagttagcacaagaatttaaaatgaaaacaatataaaacaggagccagtggagagatttaaggatgggagtgatgtgggttctcctgtttgtgcgggtcagaagccttcagcagagttctggacaaactgtagacgggccagctccttctgtttaacatgtgaacaggctgttccagtagtctaagccagaagacacaaaagcgtgaacgatcatctcgagctcatttatggacaccatagatctgagtttggagatgttgtggagttggaagaaacagtttttgactaggtgtttggagtagaattctaaagacatgtcctggtcaaagataacacccagattcctcagtttggtctttaccgaggaactcaggtctccaaggtgatgtttgatccctgggattgcactgtccggggcaatgatgagggtctgtgtttagctggagttcagctggaggctgttctcatttagccactgcttcagctctgacaagcagatgattaaggaactcagtttgtggggctcagaggagttaaaggagcagtatatctggaagtcatctgtgaatagatgataggagacatcactgtactgtcggataatgtggccaagtgggaggacatagagtaagaatagcactggtcccaggacagagccttggggcacaccacacagtagatccgctgagtcagattggaagttgtttattgacacagtgaagcttctgccggtcaggtaagaggagataAGTAAGAGGAGGTAAGaaattactttggggtttttcttgtttgtggctataagtttgtggaagtagctggatcttgccttcttaatcattttatttaaggaggttatgagatctttcagatgtaacctgtgtacttccaactgggttgatttccaaagacgctcagttttgcgacaagttctcctgaagtttaaatgttttcattcatccaAGGACAAGACCACTtgcgagtgacattagttttcacgggagccacctggtcaagaatagagctgcagtgtgtggcaaagcactggataaactcatcaacatcgggacactcattaagaagactagggttaaacagggcacggagaacctgggctgtggactctgtaataatcctcctcttggcccttctaggtgcaggcttgggctccagaggcacacataagtcaaaaaacacaccacaatgatcacttaagtggacatcctcaacacacacatttgtgacgtgtaagcccaatgagaaaaccaggtccagggtgtggcctttcctgtgggtggggccagatacatgttgtttgaggttcaaagtgtcagtcatggctaaaagttccattgctgggctggatgagtcATTGTCGATGTGCAGAtggaaatccccaagaattaaaaccttctccagttttattattgatataaggaaatcactgaaatggtttcagaaggcaccagcagggccagggggacgggagattaagaaacagtaaaacacactggacgagccaatcttgatcatttgtgactcaaatgagggaaagtcatcagtgctcatccctctgcatatgtatttgtcttggtgcactacagtaAGGCCACTGCCCCGGcaacaggggcggggctgaccaacagcagagcagccaggagggcacagctcatttaaatgaatgaactccccatccctctgcCACGTCTGCGTCAGGAATAATGcgtccaagttcctgttggtaaaaagctcatttagggagaaggatttattggcaatggaacaTGCATTTAGTAAcccaaaccggctaggtggtggtaACGTCATGGTGTTggtgtccgctgtgtgtaatgggatttgtctgaaccacctacgatgccttttagcagagtggaaccccatacgagacctggatatgacaggaatggggaagagcaaggcagaggtgtaggctgctggagatggggaaggagaagaggaattcactgaggagGTTAGTcgacaggtggacagtgagggcctgggagaggaggacagatcagctggggtggtgttcattctcactacagattttacagcagactctgaacgtggtgatattagatgtgaccagcagggggagcaggtgactgcagcagaagagggagggcatagtcacattggtgtgggtgtggttttggtcaggacagcgtgttggatgttttgagcccAGACCCTGCTGCccagtctagaggggtggacaccatcagACTTGTacaaggaggagcggttccagaacattaaagttatcaataaaactgaagccgttcagagtagaggcggactggagccaggtgttcaggctgaggaggcggctgaaacggcccacaccacgggcaaaggaggggaggggcccggaaatgaaaacagccttcccggatcctttcagtttatcaaagaggtttttaaaatgaaccttcgtcacttcggactgttgaagagacgtgtcattgaagcccacgtgaactatgatccaggtaacggtggacggcagtgagagcagcagctgaggcagttcatggaggatggaggtgacggtggaaccaggaaaacacctggttatggcatTAAAGAAACGGACggtacggatgatggagtccccgaggatagcggttgtcagagggaaaagtggtcgaggagacggtgttgaaggtgaaaggttcctggtctctctaggtggacattccacgggtggaccgtcggagtgacggtggacggcctctcggaggaggcggtgTCGGGccgaggagcggaccgaggagcggggaccctgggACGAGGACCCTGGGACGAGGACCCTGGGACGGAAGCTTCACAGGGGGACCGGCGTTACGAACGTCGCCAGTAaccagctcggtggcagccacggagtcagccgGAGCCGGTTcccggacagagccaggtgggatggggggcacaccagccaCAGCGGGGGGAGCCGGAgtgtcctccacggacaggacgtcgaagcggtttgatgtgctgaggctcggcggtggtgagtctttgctcgtgttctttttgcgaccacgaatcaccacttcagaccagggtgtagaacacgggggacgaggacaggcagaggaaggatcccataacaccgtatcatcacaggaggctttgggcttctctgcgcttttcagaaacagactggacagtgtgggaaggcggctggagaaaccacagagctgggcttTTTTCTCCActagttctgcggagaggcgcagtatttcctcttcgAGATCCACAATCGTCTGGTaggcctttaccagggttttgttggcttggATGAGAGGACTATCTCTgggtgatgaggatgacgccatggtggtagCAGCGAGATACcaggggcagagcgcgggaagcagTGGGTGACAGCcacaggtaaggatccactgacaatactgacctgcgctgatggaggtttgggtcgatggcgtcaagttaaaaagacatgaTTAAGAGattaggttcaagtgagtaagcgttgaaaggcaagaattAAGTAGTTAAACGGCTGTGTTTCTAAGAGtaggtttgacagacgccacgcatgaGCAGTAGTGAATAAGATTGTGAATAAGAGTGTGACCTGTGACGTCTGACCAATGTGACCTCTGacttgtgacctctgacctgtgacctctgacctgacctgtgtgacctctgaccagtgtgacctctgacctgtgacctctgacctgacctgtgtgacctctgacctgtgacctctgacatgtgtgacctctgacctgtgacctTGGCCAGGAAGATGAAGCGGATCCACTGAGGGCCCTGTTCCTGGATCAGCAGCAACGTGATTGGTTCACAGTCGAAGCCCGCCTCCTCCTTCACCTGCGCAAGAAGATGTTCAGTTCAGAGTGTGAGGAGGACAAGCTCCTCCTACAGAGGACACTGCTCCTCCTACAGAGGACAGCGGCTCCACCTACAGAGCACACtggctcctcctccagctcctcctcagaTGGGCGTGGCATCTCACCTCCCTCCTCAGTGCCTCCTCCAGACTCTCCCCCACCTCCACCCGTCCTGCTGGCAGGTACCACTGCTTATAACAGTCCTGTTTGGCCTCCTGCACCATCAGCACCTCCTcctggaggagggaggaggtgcatgttaggacagacagacggacagaggacagacagacagacagaggacagacagacagacagacagaggacagacagacagaggacagacagaggacagacagacagacagacagacagaggacagacagaggacagacagacagaggacagacagaggacagacagacagacagaggacagatagacagacagacagacagaggacagacagacagaggacagacagaggacagacagacagacagacagacagaggacagacagacagacagaggacagacagaggacagacggacagacagacagacagaggacagacagaggacagacagacagacagaggacagatagacagacagacagacagaggacagacagacagacagacagacagaggacagacagacagacagacagacagaggacagacagaggacagacagaggacagacagacagacagaggacagatagacagacagacagaggacagacagaggacagacaaacagacagacagaggacagatagaca includes:
- the LOC115416520 gene encoding cell wall protein IFF6; the protein is MSESNLSQIGVRMSELRPSCVSSGSGSGSGPGSSSNPKPSCVSSGSGSGPGSGSNPKPSCVSSGSGSGSGSSCGSGSNPNPSCVSSGSGSGCGSGPGSGSNPKPSCVSSGSGSGCGSGSNPNPSCVLRLRGEWLICLENRTKHLKNLNHAYVRKAKTDSTSHT
- the nudt18 gene encoding 8-oxo-dGDP phosphatase NUDT18; this translates as MEQQCAQVDGQLECVVSSQGSEVSVCDVDGQLERVVSGQGSEVSVVDVALELSKPATLRKNVTYIVCAVIFNHKEEVLMVQEAKQDCYKQWYLPAGRVEVGESLEEALRREVKEEAGFDCEPITLLLIQEQGPQWIRFIFLAKVTGGSLKALAAADQESLQASWWDRQSTLPLRGRDILRLIDCGLRYSREPWHPVTLPLDLSCRHVVLRMVLVYTNTQDQIWVLLIRVPVLHLPVAAAVKTHAVTWVANMVVQEALPSSYYDHDVNTLGVFSLQHSGREHGKTDGVCFNALVALVPDYVQRNEDGEKEEHTPTGRPPPVENPRYVWYEVQKQSLREQLHEKIRRTRILPLHSLF